In Alteromonas mediterranea DE, a single genomic region encodes these proteins:
- a CDS encoding DMT family transporter, translated as MDAVKKSLISLHLTVVLLGGTALFSRLVPLSASDITLVRSVFACIALFAFLKLAKNKIKLNSRKDYGVALGLGLLMALHWVTYFAAMQYAGVSVGMIALFTFPVITVLIEPFFERVRLVWQDILSTLTVIIGVYLIVPETSLENDITLGVLIGIASAILYSFRNLIHRKHFKHYTGAQAMAWQTLVISVLMLPVGSEAIASASTNSWLMLLLLGTVFTALPHALIAASLRHLRAKTFSLIACMQPLYGVFLAIILLNETPGWSALVGGILITSASVYETLNTHKLHSSNDE; from the coding sequence ATGGATGCTGTTAAAAAAAGCCTAATTTCGCTTCACCTCACGGTTGTTTTATTAGGTGGTACGGCCCTTTTTTCTAGGCTTGTACCACTTAGTGCCAGTGATATTACCCTGGTCCGCTCGGTATTTGCATGCATTGCCCTATTTGCATTTCTAAAGCTGGCCAAAAATAAAATAAAGCTGAATAGCAGAAAAGATTACGGCGTTGCGCTTGGCTTAGGCTTACTCATGGCGCTTCATTGGGTTACCTACTTTGCGGCGATGCAGTATGCCGGCGTATCTGTGGGCATGATTGCGCTTTTCACCTTTCCTGTAATTACCGTACTTATCGAACCTTTTTTCGAACGAGTAAGGCTGGTTTGGCAGGATATCCTATCTACGCTAACGGTGATCATTGGCGTATACCTAATTGTGCCTGAAACATCGTTAGAGAACGATATTACGCTTGGCGTTCTAATAGGCATTGCCTCTGCTATTTTGTATTCGTTTAGAAACCTTATTCATCGCAAACACTTTAAGCATTATACTGGTGCACAAGCGATGGCATGGCAAACCTTAGTTATTAGCGTGTTGATGCTGCCTGTAGGAAGTGAAGCCATTGCCTCTGCCTCAACGAATTCATGGCTCATGTTGTTGCTATTAGGCACCGTATTTACAGCCCTGCCCCATGCGTTAATTGCAGCGAGTCTGCGACATTTACGAGCAAAAACTTTTTCTCTAATAGCCTGCATGCAGCCTCTTTACGGCGTTTTTCTCGCTATTATTTTGCTAAATGAAACGCCTGGCTGGAGTGCGCTAGTAGGAGGCATACTCATTACCTCGGCGTCAGTTTATGAAACGCTTAATACCCATAAGTTGCACAGTTCAAACGATGAATAA
- the asd gene encoding archaetidylserine decarboxylase (Phosphatidylserine decarboxylase is synthesized as a single chain precursor. Generation of the pyruvoyl active site from a Ser is coupled to cleavage of a Gly-Ser bond between the larger (beta) and smaller (alpha chains). It is an integral membrane protein.), which translates to MLDWLKVNLQYVTPKHLLSRLVGKLAEAEMGSVTTFFIKLFIKQYNVDMTEALHEKPEHYRSFNKFFTRTLKPEARTIDESDDVLIHAVDGTVSQFGDIRSDSIFQAKGHDFSLTTLLGGKPDVAAPFKNGKFATVYLAPRDYHRIHMPIEGTLTDMLYVPGELFSVNPLTAQNIPGLFARNERVVALFDTPVGKMAMVLVGATIVASIETVWAGTVTPPTGKTVQHWSYETDSEAAVKLEKGAELGRFKLGSTIVVCFEKDMIDFEDIAPGMVTRLGEPMASKMSSQKAITPEQTTETPVQASNEFDDNAGETKKDTPSEGADS; encoded by the coding sequence GTGTTAGATTGGCTTAAAGTTAATTTACAATACGTTACCCCTAAGCATTTGCTTTCTCGCCTTGTGGGTAAACTCGCTGAAGCAGAGATGGGTAGCGTGACAACCTTTTTCATCAAGCTATTTATTAAGCAATACAATGTTGATATGACCGAGGCTCTTCATGAAAAGCCCGAGCATTACCGAAGCTTCAATAAATTCTTCACTCGTACGCTTAAGCCAGAAGCGCGCACTATCGATGAAAGTGACGATGTGCTAATCCATGCTGTTGACGGCACAGTGAGCCAGTTTGGCGATATCCGCAGCGACAGCATTTTCCAAGCGAAAGGCCATGACTTCAGCCTTACCACGTTACTAGGCGGAAAACCTGATGTTGCCGCACCGTTTAAAAACGGCAAGTTCGCAACAGTCTACTTGGCGCCACGTGACTATCACAGAATCCATATGCCTATTGAAGGTACGCTAACTGACATGCTGTACGTGCCGGGCGAACTGTTTTCGGTCAACCCGCTTACTGCACAAAATATTCCGGGCCTTTTCGCACGTAACGAACGTGTTGTAGCGCTGTTCGACACCCCGGTGGGCAAAATGGCAATGGTATTAGTAGGTGCTACTATTGTGGCGAGTATCGAAACGGTTTGGGCTGGCACGGTGACTCCACCTACAGGTAAGACGGTCCAGCACTGGTCGTATGAAACTGATAGCGAAGCGGCGGTTAAGTTAGAAAAAGGGGCTGAACTTGGGCGCTTTAAGCTAGGCTCAACCATTGTAGTTTGTTTCGAAAAAGACATGATAGATTTCGAAGATATTGCCCCTGGCATGGTGACACGCTTAGGTGAGCCGATGGCTTCAAAAATGTCTTCACAAAAAGCTATTACACCAGAGCAAACTACCGAAACTCCTGTTCAAGCTAGCAACGAGTTTGATGACAATGCTGGCGAAACCAAGAAAGATACACCTTCAGAGGGCGCTGACAGCTAA
- the rsgA gene encoding small ribosomal subunit biogenesis GTPase RsgA, whose translation MAKKPKLTQRQKRQVAANRSKRLREKHGAKDASSLDESALESGTVIGRFGKHADVEDTNGEVSRCHIRRTVDSVVCGDKVFFSKGDDAESGVRGVIEIVKDRHSVLTRPDYYDGIKPIAANIDRIIVVSSILPSLSLNIIDRYLVACEDIGITPLIVLNKVELLSDEERATVTEQLKTYEKLGYEVLFTSCKTGEGINTLNEYLNDNISVFVGQSGVGKSSLINQVLPDADELTGDISDNSGLGQHTTTAAKLLHLPAGGDLIDSPGVREFGLWHIPVERITWGFIEFRDYLGGCKFRDCKHLNDPGCLLREAVEEGKISAERFDSYHRILTTMEEQRPSHSQPPGA comes from the coding sequence GTGGCGAAAAAACCAAAACTTACACAACGACAGAAACGACAAGTTGCAGCAAACAGAAGCAAACGCTTGCGTGAAAAGCACGGCGCTAAAGATGCTTCGAGTCTGGACGAAAGCGCGTTAGAGAGCGGTACTGTAATTGGCCGCTTCGGCAAACATGCCGATGTTGAAGATACCAATGGCGAAGTTTCCCGCTGCCATATTCGCCGTACAGTCGACTCTGTAGTGTGCGGAGACAAAGTCTTTTTCAGCAAAGGGGATGATGCTGAGTCGGGGGTAAGAGGTGTTATCGAAATAGTAAAAGACAGGCACTCCGTGCTCACTCGCCCCGATTATTACGACGGTATCAAACCCATTGCCGCGAATATCGACCGTATTATTGTGGTTAGCTCTATTTTACCTTCTCTTTCACTGAATATAATCGACCGCTATTTGGTGGCCTGTGAAGATATTGGCATTACGCCACTTATTGTACTTAATAAAGTAGAGCTGCTTAGCGATGAAGAACGCGCAACCGTCACAGAGCAGCTTAAAACCTATGAAAAACTAGGCTACGAAGTGCTGTTTACCAGCTGTAAAACTGGCGAGGGTATTAATACACTTAACGAATACCTTAATGATAATATCAGCGTTTTCGTGGGGCAGTCGGGCGTTGGTAAATCGAGCCTTATTAACCAGGTTCTGCCAGATGCCGATGAATTAACCGGTGATATCTCAGATAACTCAGGGCTGGGTCAACACACCACCACCGCTGCTAAACTGCTTCATTTACCGGCTGGGGGTGATTTAATTGATTCTCCAGGAGTACGTGAGTTTGGCCTGTGGCATATTCCCGTTGAGCGTATCACATGGGGTTTTATTGAGTTTAGAGACTATTTAGGCGGCTGCAAATTTCGCGACTGCAAGCACTTAAACGATCCGGGCTGCTTGTTAAGAGAAGCGGTTGAAGAAGGGAAAATCAGTGCAGAACGCTTTGACAGCTACCACCGAATATTAACCACGATGGAAGAGCAGCGTCCTAGCCATAGTCAGCCCCCAGGTGCATAA
- the orn gene encoding oligoribonuclease → MSKHDSNLVWIDMEMTGLDPETCVVMEIATIVTDAQLNILAEGPVIAVHQSDDVLNNMDEWCTRVHGESGLTARCRESKISVEEASAQTIAFLEQWVDAGKSPLCGNTIGQDRRFMVKYMPELEAYFHYRNIDVSTIKELTRRWKPEVLDGFEKKGVHLALDDIRESIEEMRYYREKVFTI, encoded by the coding sequence ATGAGTAAACACGACAGTAACCTTGTTTGGATAGACATGGAAATGACAGGGTTAGATCCTGAAACCTGCGTAGTTATGGAAATTGCCACCATAGTTACCGATGCACAGCTTAATATTTTGGCTGAAGGCCCCGTAATAGCGGTACATCAAAGTGATGACGTGTTAAACAACATGGACGAGTGGTGCACACGCGTTCACGGAGAAAGTGGGCTTACTGCGCGTTGCCGAGAGAGTAAAATAAGCGTAGAAGAAGCATCCGCACAGACTATTGCCTTTTTAGAGCAGTGGGTAGATGCAGGTAAATCACCACTGTGTGGAAACACCATTGGGCAAGACAGACGATTCATGGTTAAGTACATGCCCGAGCTTGAAGCTTACTTCCACTATAGAAATATTGATGTAAGTACAATAAAAGAGCTAACGCGCCGCTGGAAGCCTGAAGTTTTAGATGGTTTCGAAAAGAAAGGCGTACACTTAGCCTTAGATGATATTCGCGAGTCTATTGAAGAAATGCGCTATTATCGAGAGAAAGTGTTTACGATTTAA
- a CDS encoding TonB-dependent receptor domain-containing protein has protein sequence MAFGSSKQNNISALAIAVASALTVSASAVQAQEEAAVEEKDVEKVVVTGSRVAQDSSLEAASPVLAINAGDIKTSGQIDLGAMLRESPQLQASLPGSFSAFNGTPLGASLLDLRNLGSERTLVMENGRRHVSGIEGTGSVDVNTISTALLRNVEVLTGGASAVYGADAVTGVVNFNMRNGASFDGLELRTQTGVTDDGDANEFFLSLANGFSTDKGDLVFAVEYQETSPVYARDRDFAGSGLYTQVANTEATQSAFGIDSRFKNTWVPDYRLPISSDRGVISLTGSAFGDVAGSGGVLGCGTIGTSMFPTCQVVGEDGTLRAYNPGDVYAGPFDASGGDGVPGSPDAELILPESKRVLVQAVSNYELNEFVNFFVDAKFVFSSTKETNQVNGFNDDIPISLDNPYIPAALLSQINELQAEGESPSLVMSRDVLDINANSNPEAERKTYRIVTGFDGYIPNTALEYEVFYNYGRTDADITSNLRIEDRYFAAIDAVTDPATGNVVCRSDLDSSALPPTSPFPSANANFGFLTFQPGDGSCVPVNLFGKDSISAEAANFIFQPGTEQNDITQENFLAVVSGDSSDLFELPAGPVMFALGYEWRKESSTYTPDPYSAAGLTFGTLDSRNGPTNPSDGEYDVSEYFVEATIPLLEGVDFAERLELRTAYRSSDYDPYGTHDAWTIGTVWSPVDTFSIRTTFSEAVRVPNINEAFAPTFAASLGAGDDPCNQNLISAGSEFREANCIALIGDAVADGTYDSTNFLSAFVSGSTGGNPDLDPEEAETITIGTVWRPDTELDGMLEGLVVTLDYYNIEIDGLIDSLTGFDIASNCVDAPTINNQFCDAIDRDATNGFITDFRSGFINLAAVETSGIDFRVDYGFELAKLVDTDGRIEFTINGTNFLKNDEVRDVSAPDEVTDVLGTFGRPEWIVNMSADYIIGELVVGWRGRYEGSQLLPGLENQDIESDPDFISQTHTGSALVHDFSVSYTFEDSLEVYGGINNAFEEDPYLGTLSRPAGPRGRFFYLGVNYTM, from the coding sequence ATGGCTTTTGGTTCATCAAAGCAAAACAATATTTCTGCACTAGCAATTGCAGTAGCATCTGCACTTACTGTTAGTGCATCTGCGGTTCAGGCTCAGGAAGAAGCCGCTGTTGAAGAGAAGGATGTCGAAAAAGTAGTTGTAACCGGTTCTCGCGTTGCCCAAGACTCCTCCCTGGAAGCAGCGAGCCCTGTTCTTGCCATTAATGCTGGTGATATCAAAACATCTGGTCAAATAGATTTAGGTGCCATGCTGCGTGAATCGCCTCAACTACAGGCGTCACTGCCGGGGTCTTTTTCTGCATTTAATGGAACCCCACTAGGAGCAAGCTTACTGGACTTACGTAATCTAGGTAGTGAGCGAACCTTGGTTATGGAGAACGGTCGACGACATGTTTCAGGTATTGAGGGTACGGGCTCTGTTGATGTAAATACCATCTCTACTGCTTTACTTAGAAACGTGGAAGTCCTCACTGGTGGTGCCTCAGCTGTTTACGGCGCTGATGCGGTAACCGGTGTTGTCAACTTTAATATGAGAAACGGAGCCTCGTTCGACGGGCTAGAGCTTCGCACTCAAACAGGTGTGACTGACGATGGTGATGCGAATGAATTCTTTTTATCATTGGCCAACGGCTTTTCTACAGATAAAGGTGATTTAGTATTCGCGGTTGAATACCAAGAAACCAGCCCAGTGTATGCTAGAGATAGAGACTTCGCAGGCTCTGGTCTATATACACAAGTAGCCAATACAGAGGCTACTCAGAGTGCATTTGGTATTGATTCACGCTTCAAGAATACTTGGGTGCCAGATTACAGACTTCCAATTTCAAGTGACAGAGGTGTAATTTCATTAACTGGCAGTGCGTTTGGGGATGTCGCTGGATCTGGCGGCGTGCTAGGTTGCGGCACTATCGGAACGTCCATGTTTCCAACGTGTCAGGTAGTGGGTGAAGACGGCACCTTACGTGCCTACAATCCCGGCGATGTTTATGCTGGACCTTTCGATGCGAGTGGTGGTGATGGTGTACCGGGTAGTCCCGACGCTGAACTTATCCTTCCAGAGTCTAAAAGAGTCTTAGTACAGGCAGTGTCAAATTACGAACTAAATGAATTCGTAAATTTCTTTGTAGATGCCAAATTCGTATTTAGCTCGACTAAAGAAACTAATCAGGTGAATGGTTTCAATGACGATATTCCAATCTCACTAGACAATCCGTATATTCCTGCAGCTCTACTGTCTCAAATTAATGAATTACAAGCAGAAGGTGAATCACCAAGCTTGGTAATGTCCCGCGATGTTCTTGATATAAACGCTAATTCAAACCCAGAAGCGGAACGTAAAACGTATCGTATTGTTACAGGCTTCGACGGTTATATCCCTAACACCGCTCTAGAGTACGAGGTTTTCTATAACTACGGTCGAACTGATGCCGACATTACTTCGAACTTGCGCATAGAAGACAGATACTTCGCCGCTATTGACGCTGTAACAGATCCAGCAACTGGCAATGTTGTTTGTCGCTCTGACCTAGACAGTTCTGCGCTTCCTCCTACGTCGCCGTTTCCATCTGCGAATGCGAATTTTGGATTCTTAACTTTCCAGCCTGGTGATGGTTCTTGTGTACCAGTGAATTTGTTTGGAAAGGATTCAATCAGCGCTGAAGCGGCTAACTTTATATTCCAACCTGGCACTGAGCAGAACGATATAACGCAAGAGAATTTCTTAGCAGTAGTATCGGGAGACTCTTCTGATTTATTCGAGCTTCCGGCAGGCCCTGTTATGTTTGCTCTTGGTTACGAATGGAGAAAAGAGTCAAGTACCTATACGCCAGATCCATACTCCGCAGCAGGCTTAACCTTTGGAACATTAGACTCTCGCAACGGCCCAACCAATCCTTCTGACGGTGAGTACGATGTTTCAGAATACTTTGTAGAAGCAACTATACCTTTACTAGAAGGTGTCGATTTCGCTGAGCGATTAGAGCTGCGCACTGCATACAGAAGCTCAGACTACGACCCATATGGTACGCATGACGCTTGGACGATAGGAACAGTATGGTCACCTGTTGATACATTTAGTATTCGAACGACCTTCTCTGAAGCGGTGCGGGTTCCCAACATTAATGAAGCCTTCGCACCTACATTTGCGGCTTCACTTGGTGCAGGAGATGACCCTTGTAACCAAAACTTAATTAGTGCGGGCTCTGAGTTCAGGGAGGCGAACTGTATTGCACTGATTGGCGACGCGGTAGCTGATGGCACTTATGATTCTACTAACTTCCTGTCAGCGTTTGTTTCTGGTTCAACGGGCGGTAACCCAGACCTTGATCCTGAAGAAGCAGAAACCATCACGATTGGTACAGTGTGGAGACCAGATACAGAGCTCGACGGTATGCTGGAAGGTTTAGTAGTGACACTAGACTACTATAATATTGAAATTGATGGCCTGATTGATAGCCTTACTGGTTTTGACATTGCATCTAACTGCGTAGACGCGCCAACAATCAACAACCAATTTTGTGACGCAATTGACCGTGATGCTACAAATGGATTTATCACAGATTTTCGTTCAGGGTTTATCAACCTTGCAGCGGTAGAGACATCTGGTATTGATTTCCGCGTAGATTATGGCTTTGAGTTGGCTAAATTAGTCGACACAGACGGAAGAATTGAATTCACAATCAACGGAACAAACTTCCTCAAAAATGATGAAGTAAGGGATGTGAGTGCACCTGACGAAGTCACTGATGTTCTTGGAACATTTGGGCGACCAGAGTGGATCGTAAACATGAGTGCAGACTATATAATTGGTGAACTCGTTGTTGGGTGGAGAGGACGCTACGAAGGAAGCCAGCTACTTCCAGGGCTAGAAAACCAGGATATCGAGAGTGATCCTGATTTTATCAGTCAAACTCACACTGGCTCTGCATTGGTGCATGATTTTTCTGTTTCATACACTTTTGAAGATAGCCTAGAAGTATATGGTGGTATCAACAACGCGTTTGAGGAAGATCCTTACCTTGGCACATTGTCGAGACCGGCAGGACCTAGAGGACGCTTCTTCTACCTAGGCGTAAATTACACAATGTAG
- a CDS encoding hotdog fold domain-containing protein, translating into MSKNYVLNTYNKFLKLPFGKKLFSWYSARRAPYFSTVSPLITDIKPNYCEVLIKKRKGVENHIGTVHVIAICNGLEMAMGFMCEASIPKNLRWIPKGMEVKYPAKADSDIRCVAEVPADAWKPGDLPISVKAYNAEGTVVVDGTITVWVSEKR; encoded by the coding sequence ATGTCAAAGAATTACGTACTAAATACATATAACAAATTCCTTAAACTGCCCTTTGGCAAAAAGCTGTTTAGCTGGTATTCAGCCCGCAGAGCACCTTATTTCTCAACAGTTTCCCCCCTTATTACAGACATCAAACCTAACTACTGTGAAGTGCTTATTAAAAAGCGTAAAGGGGTAGAAAACCACATTGGTACGGTTCATGTCATTGCGATTTGTAATGGTTTAGAAATGGCCATGGGCTTTATGTGCGAAGCGTCAATCCCTAAAAACCTTAGGTGGATCCCAAAAGGTATGGAAGTAAAGTATCCGGCGAAAGCAGACTCAGATATTCGCTGTGTCGCCGAAGTGCCAGCAGATGCGTGGAAGCCTGGCGATTTACCCATTTCAGTTAAGGCGTATAACGCTGAAGGAACAGTGGTTGTAGATGGTACTATTACGGTTTGGGTAAGCGAAAAACGCTAA
- a CDS encoding DUF413 domain-containing protein — translation MSVITKEKITRKPFADKKNYPYGFARSGDFSINESKLLQGYGSLFAALVDGKITPGNDEEQAYLASALGHREPATSQEKAWLKYQARINRPKTASIYGSKRPSAEEVDDDEDISDNSDIDISLDD, via the coding sequence ATGTCTGTAATCACAAAAGAAAAAATCACCAGAAAACCCTTCGCAGATAAGAAAAATTACCCTTACGGCTTTGCGCGTTCAGGAGATTTTTCAATTAACGAGAGCAAGCTTTTGCAAGGTTACGGAAGCTTGTTTGCTGCACTGGTTGACGGAAAGATCACGCCGGGAAACGACGAAGAACAAGCCTATCTAGCGTCGGCGCTTGGCCATCGCGAGCCCGCAACTTCTCAAGAAAAAGCGTGGTTAAAATACCAAGCGCGAATTAATAGACCAAAGACCGCTAGCATTTATGGCTCTAAGCGCCCATCTGCAGAAGAGGTTGACGATGATGAAGATATAAGCGATAACAGTGACATTGATATTAGCCTCGATGATTAA
- a CDS encoding acetolactate synthase 3 large subunit has protein sequence MKMMSGAAMVVEALKDVGVTHVFGYPGGAVLDIYDALFAQDDVKHVLVRHEQAAAHMADGYARSTGKTGTVLVTSGPGATNTITGIATAYMDSIPMVILSGQVPSKHIGEDAFQETDMVGCSRPIVKHSFLVKRAVDIPEAIAKAYYIANTGRPGPVVVDLPKDIVNVAEEHPYVYPTDVTMRSYNPTEKGHPKQVKKAVESLLKAERPVLYVGGGAVACDASEKVIELAEKLNSPVTCTLMGLGAMPGTHKQFIGMLGMHGTLEANKTMHNADCIIALGARFDDRVTNNVDKFCPHADIIHVDIDPASISKTVNAHIPVVGSVDKVLDQILSQVNKKDLSSQSDKLADWWQQIETWRSRECLNYAQGEEVIKPQRVIEALYKHTDGKAYVSSDVGQHQMFAALYYPYDKPRQWINSGGLGTMGFGLPAAMGVQFAHPGSTSVVVTGDGSIQMNIQELSTCLQYNLPIKIISLNNRALGMVRQWQDMIYKGRHSHSYMDSMPDFVKLAEAYGHVGIKVDKLDELDAAMEKCFSYTDRLVFMDIAVDQNEHVYPMQIKFGAMDDMRLSKTERT, from the coding sequence GTGAAAATGATGTCGGGCGCAGCCATGGTGGTTGAAGCGCTAAAAGATGTAGGAGTGACACACGTGTTCGGTTACCCAGGTGGTGCCGTACTAGACATTTATGATGCGTTATTTGCGCAAGATGATGTCAAACACGTCCTCGTACGTCATGAACAGGCAGCCGCCCATATGGCGGATGGTTATGCACGTTCAACTGGCAAAACCGGCACAGTGCTCGTCACATCAGGTCCAGGTGCTACGAATACTATTACTGGTATCGCGACTGCCTATATGGACTCTATCCCGATGGTAATTTTATCGGGGCAGGTGCCTTCAAAGCATATTGGTGAAGATGCATTCCAAGAAACTGACATGGTAGGGTGTTCGCGTCCTATCGTTAAGCACAGTTTCTTGGTTAAGCGCGCGGTGGATATTCCAGAGGCGATTGCGAAAGCTTATTATATTGCCAATACAGGCCGTCCAGGGCCGGTGGTTGTAGATTTGCCAAAAGACATTGTTAACGTGGCTGAGGAACACCCTTATGTGTATCCTACCGACGTGACCATGCGCTCTTACAACCCAACCGAAAAGGGCCACCCTAAGCAGGTTAAGAAAGCGGTCGAGTCGCTACTTAAAGCAGAACGTCCAGTATTATATGTAGGTGGTGGTGCAGTAGCTTGCGACGCGTCAGAAAAAGTTATTGAGTTAGCTGAAAAGCTAAATTCTCCGGTAACTTGTACGCTGATGGGTCTTGGTGCTATGCCGGGAACACACAAGCAATTCATTGGTATGCTTGGTATGCATGGTACGCTTGAAGCGAACAAAACCATGCACAATGCCGACTGTATCATTGCGCTAGGTGCTCGTTTTGATGACCGTGTTACCAATAACGTTGATAAATTCTGCCCTCATGCAGATATTATCCATGTGGATATCGACCCTGCCTCAATCTCTAAAACCGTAAATGCACATATTCCAGTGGTGGGTTCGGTAGACAAAGTGCTTGATCAAATTTTAAGCCAGGTAAATAAGAAAGATTTATCTTCTCAAAGTGACAAGCTAGCCGACTGGTGGCAGCAAATTGAAACCTGGCGTTCTCGTGAATGCTTGAACTACGCGCAAGGCGAAGAGGTTATTAAGCCTCAGCGCGTTATCGAAGCCTTGTATAAGCATACCGACGGCAAGGCTTATGTAAGCTCAGATGTAGGTCAGCACCAAATGTTTGCTGCGCTTTATTACCCGTATGACAAACCGCGCCAGTGGATTAACTCTGGTGGTCTAGGCACCATGGGCTTTGGTTTGCCGGCGGCGATGGGCGTACAGTTTGCGCACCCAGGCTCAACGTCTGTGGTAGTAACAGGTGACGGCAGTATTCAAATGAATATCCAGGAGCTATCTACCTGTTTGCAATACAACTTGCCTATTAAAATTATCTCGTTGAATAACCGTGCGCTGGGTATGGTGCGTCAATGGCAAGATATGATTTATAAAGGGCGTCACTCACACTCTTACATGGATTCAATGCCAGACTTTGTAAAGTTAGCAGAAGCTTACGGGCACGTAGGCATTAAAGTAGACAAACTTGACGAGCTAGATGCGGCTATGGAGAAATGTTTCAGCTACACAGATCGCCTCGTGTTTATGGACATAGCAGTAGACCAAAACGAACACGTATATCCAATGCAAATTAAGTTTGGCGCAATGGATGACATGCGCTTAAGCAAGACGGAGCGAACCTGA
- the ilvN gene encoding acetolactate synthase small subunit — MKRIISVLMENAPGALSRIVGVFSQRGYNVDSLCVAPTDDESLSRLTIITHGDDKVIEQITKQVNKLIDVLKVVDLTEGTHIERELMLIKVATRTESVRAEVKRNADIFRARIVDVNVNNYTIEITGTSDKLDAFATTMGQCAEIIESSRTGVCGLARGDRALRP, encoded by the coding sequence ATGAAACGTATTATCTCAGTATTAATGGAAAACGCCCCAGGCGCACTATCACGTATCGTAGGGGTGTTCTCGCAACGTGGCTACAACGTAGATTCACTTTGTGTTGCACCCACTGATGACGAGAGCCTATCGCGCCTCACTATTATCACCCACGGCGACGACAAGGTTATCGAGCAAATCACTAAGCAAGTCAACAAGCTTATCGATGTGCTAAAAGTTGTTGATTTAACAGAAGGCACGCACATTGAACGTGAACTTATGTTGATTAAAGTGGCAACCCGCACTGAGTCTGTCAGAGCCGAGGTGAAGCGCAACGCAGATATTTTCCGTGCGCGCATTGTGGATGTGAACGTAAATAACTACACCATAGAGATCACGGGCACCTCTGATAAACTAGATGCGTTTGCCACCACTATGGGGCAATGCGCAGAAATTATCGAGTCATCGCGCACGGGCGTGTGTGGACTGGCACGAGGTGACAGGGCGCTGCGCCCCTAA
- the tatA gene encoding Sec-independent protein translocase subunit TatA, producing the protein MGGISIWQLLIILVIVVLLFGTKRLKGIGTDLGGAIKGFKKAVSEEEKDADFEQKKQVEEKSAAEPVSTETQSDVKEKS; encoded by the coding sequence ATGGGTGGTATTAGTATTTGGCAGTTGCTGATTATATTGGTTATCGTAGTGCTTTTATTCGGTACTAAGCGACTTAAAGGCATCGGCACAGATTTAGGCGGTGCAATTAAAGGCTTCAAAAAAGCAGTCAGCGAAGAAGAAAAAGACGCAGACTTCGAACAAAAGAAGCAAGTTGAAGAAAAGTCAGCTGCAGAGCCTGTATCAACAGAGACGCAGAGCGACGTTAAAGAAAAATCCTAA